The Alistipes sp. ZOR0009 genomic sequence CTGCCAATCTTCCGCTGATAACGGCAAATATTAATCCGCTTAAATGGGTAATTACAATTTGTAGCGTAAAGTCGGTGCCTTCGCATCCTGGACGCACTTTATCCATGGCAATGGTGTAGATTATTACAGTAGAGAGCCCGTAGCTACACCATAGCAGCATTACCGCTGCATAAAGTAAGCTCATGCTAGGCGTACCGTGAGATATTAGCCAAAAAAAGGCTCCTGCACCAAAACTGGCCGCTAAAAATGCATATAAAGAGGTCTTCCTTCCAATTTTTTTTACAATAAATCCAGCCACAAATGCGCTAATTGCTGCAACAGATGTTCCCAAAATTCCAGATAGGAAGCCGATTTGCTTTATATTGTACCCGAGATCTACGAGGTATGGTTTTACCATCGAAAGGATGCCGATAATTCCGGAGTAGTAAAAAATTAGCACCAGCACCCATTTGTACATCCCTTTAATTGCAAAAAATCGGAAGATGTCTGTAAATGAAATGCGCTTAACAATTGCGGTGCTGCTGGGTAGCGGCTGGCGGTAGCTTAGCAGCGGAACTAGCGCTATAAGAACAAAGGCTGCGAGTAGTACAAGCAGGTAGTTCCAACCAAAATAATGGTAGGCAATTAGCAAAACTCCAGTTCCGAAAATACTGCCAACAAATGTTCCTGCCGATTGAATGCTATTACCAATACTTCTTTCGCTGGGCTTTAGCATGAGTATGGCATAGATGTCCACAGCTATATCCTGTGTTGCAGACGCGATGAAAGCTACAACCATTAGCAGAATTACTAGCTTAAAGTCCGCTTGTAGGTTGAAGAACCCAATACTTAATATAATTATAGCGTAGAATAATTCGGAGGCTACAATCCAGCGGCGTAAATCGCGTAGCGATCGGGTATGGTTGTCTACTATTGGAGCCCAAAGAAATTTGAGTATCCAAGGTAACTTTACCAGCTGCAGTAAGCCTATCGATTGTAGCGAATAGTTTTCCTGCCTCATAATAACAGGAACAACAGTCGAGAAAAAGCTCATGGGAATCGACTGTGCTATGTAGAGGCAGAATAGTACGGGCAGCTTATGCCAATTTTTTGCTTCCATTATTCGTTTGGGTTTTGCCACAAGATATTAAATCTTGTGGCTTTCTAGTTTATAGTGTCATATCGAGGGTTACTCCTAGCTGAAAAGGCCGCCCTTTTTGGACGAA encodes the following:
- a CDS encoding MFS transporter gives rise to the protein MEAKNWHKLPVLFCLYIAQSIPMSFFSTVVPVIMRQENYSLQSIGLLQLVKLPWILKFLWAPIVDNHTRSLRDLRRWIVASELFYAIIILSIGFFNLQADFKLVILLMVVAFIASATQDIAVDIYAILMLKPSERSIGNSIQSAGTFVGSIFGTGVLLIAYHYFGWNYLLVLLAAFVLIALVPLLSYRQPLPSSTAIVKRISFTDIFRFFAIKGMYKWVLVLIFYYSGIIGILSMVKPYLVDLGYNIKQIGFLSGILGTSVAAISAFVAGFIVKKIGRKTSLYAFLAASFGAGAFFWLISHGTPSMSLLYAAVMLLWCSYGLSTVIIYTIAMDKVRPGCEGTDFTLQIVITHLSGLIFAVISGRLADSFGYHNFFGIEALFSLIAMIILSITLRQSNNANQ